In the Wyeomyia smithii strain HCP4-BCI-WySm-NY-G18 chromosome 2, ASM2978416v1, whole genome shotgun sequence genome, one interval contains:
- the LOC129724794 gene encoding integrin alpha-PS5-like, translated as MFCHIITVLVMLMLLRLQMSRAFNISPVPNVIFTEPEPQRNLPKNRSSYFGLSVVLKPDYIFIGAPRAQLAFEKHASIVEGGAIYRCDILTGHCDQFPDLDGGGFESGTIKSGQYFGASMDGLTEGEELVGCAARLIKADDQQHAMTGACYTKVNGTVRNQKQAFEYQNQEFAFNTALEGFSVHLLRQDSDTIEVLTGLPNCNFTGSVMFYGGDLQFGVYLNTENISKNGYFGYSVNSMRIHDKTIYLVSAPRVNDQSGKVYLFEKVETSRWIAEMKLHRVIVGDSTQIDYFGYAICTEDVNGDGLTDILIGAPFHSKDSVSDNGAVFVYLNMGISAVGHLDLEAQAILSSDYVGSGQFGYSIATIGDINADGYNDIAIGAPFDENGAVYIFHGSAAGLRPKPGQTLRPFRRQRFMAMFGASISKGIDLDYNLYNDIAIGAPAEDTVYLFKTYPIVQSVVKVVSSKSFIAISDITATADSVEDDVVLEICYNFEPLVPPSSSCPCSVGLALLPPFDFKINISLDMLHNRATFDDGASFLTTEIKIATIEQCFNLNVSVHASFYQISSPITVQLSYEIFNQDTTSKKFCENCIMENKELVNEIEKRIPFKPDCDYDVCATNLILRESYRNFNSSFVLNSSKSLEIQYEMQNFGEAAYGTTLQIDFSQNVTFLKKMDFCDDTANGLICLINRGRALKNGMKFFVNLTLDSTKLEGEFLQLDVRLLSDGNESVSDGNTIFDTIELIRISHIKAVVSHYPPFINLDETNVTVKTKIIILNAGPTDLSNLLVSLLIPAAKLISRKPFIDWYDFEITISEDMLNEFDYSLLHLQKSNHSQTFIETVNNPTQHEFLRGKEGKDVTCSDPAVMCANITFMVDELQANGAMIQLDLDLLVFPNLITELMSDDEEKLSLYFSFIFHSDLPREILTTTAGSLVLYRTIVVPVWLYVVSTVAGLIILAAITYGLYRRQFFQRMTTSDIERKLNETVPLRSLSEN; from the exons ATGTTTTGCCACATTATAACAGTGCTTGTGATGTTGATGTTACTCAGATTGCAAATGAGCCGTGCCTTCAACATTTCACCCGTACCGAACGTGATATTTACTGAACCAGAACCGCAGCGAAATCTTCCGAAAAATAGAAGTTCTTACTTTGGTCTATCGGTTGTGCTGAAACCGGATTATATCTTCATCGGAGCACCACGAGCACAGTTGGCTTTCGAAAAACATGCGTCAATCGTCGAAGGTGGGGCAATCTACCGGTGCGACATATTGACAGGGCACTGTGACCAGTTTCCGGACTTGGATGGCGGAGGGTTCGAAAGCGGAACTATTAAGTCTGGTCAGTACTTTGGCGCTAGCATGGATGGGTTGACAGAAGGAGAAGAGTTGGTAGGATGTGCTGCTCGGTTGATCAAAGCTGATGATCAGCAGCACGCTATGACCGGGGCTTGCTACACTAAGGTGAATGGAACCGTTCGTAACCAGAAGCAGGCGTTCGAATAtcaaaatc AGGAGTTCGCCTTCAATACTGCGCTCGAGGGTTTTTCGGTGCATTTGTTGCGACAGGATTCTGACACAATAGAGGTTCTTACCGGGCTGCCCAACTGTAACTTCACAGGATCGGTGATGTTTTACGGTGGTGATTTACAGTTTGGTGTTTACTTGAATACAGAAAACATTTCTAAAAATGGTTACTTTGGATACAGTGTAAACTCTATGAGAATACATGACAAGACAATTTATCTCGTCAGTGCTCCGCGAGTTAACGATCAATCAGGAAAAGTGTATCTTTTCGAAAAAGTTGAAACGTCACGGTGGATAGCTGAAATGAAACTTCACAGAGTGATTGTTGGTGACAGTACGCAGATAGACTATTTCGGGTATGCGATCTGTACCGAAGATGTCAATGGTGATGGATTGACGGATATCCTTATTGGAGCTCCATTTCATTCTAAAGATTCGGTGTCGGATAATGGTgcagtttttgtttatttaaataTGGGCATCAGTGCTGTTGGGCACTTAGATTTAGAGGCACAAGCTATTCTGTCGTCGGACTATGTTGGAAGTGGTCAGTTTGGATATTCCATTGCAACAATAGGAGACATCAATGCAGATGGATATAAcg ACATTGCAATCGGAGCACCATTCGATGAAAACGGGGCCGTCTACATTTTCCATGGGAGCGCCGCAGGACTTCGACCCAAGCCTGGGCAGACTCTACGACCGTTTCGCCGTCAACGTTTCATGGCAATGTTTGGTGCATCCATTAGTAAAGGAATCGATTTGGATTACAATTTGTACAACGACATTGCCATTGGGGCTCCGGCTGAAGACACGGTATATCTATTCAAAACATATCCAATTGTTCAATCAGTTGTAAAGGTAGTCTCATCGAAAAGCTTCATCGCAATCAGTGATATCACCGCCACGGCCGATTCCGTAGAAGACGACGTCGTCCTCGAAATTTGTTATAACTTCGAACCACTTGTCCCACCGTCCTCGTCTTGCCCCTGCAGCGTCGGTCTTGCCCTGCTGCCTCCGTTCG aTTTCAAAATCAATATATCGCTTGATATGTTACATAACCGAGCAACGTTCGATGATGGTGCATCATTTCTCACCACGGAAATTAAAATTGCGACAATTGAGCAATGTTTCAACCTAAACGTATCGGTTCATGCGTCATTCTATCAGATATCATCTCCTATTACGGTTCAATTAAGTTATGAAATTTTTAATCAGGACACTACATCTAAAAAATTTTGTGAGAACTGTATAATGGAAAATAAAGAACTGGTGAATGAAATCGAGAAAAGAATACCTTTCAAACCCGACTGTGACTATGATGTCTGTGCCACGAATCTCATCTTACGCGAATCATACCGCAACTTTAACTCGTCTTTTGTGCTGAACAGCAGTAAGAGCTTGGAAATACAATACGAAATGCAGAACTTCGGTGAAGCCGCCTATGGAACAACGTTACAAATTGATTTTTCGCAAAATGttacatttttgaaaaagaTGGACTTTTGTGATGATACTGCGAACGGCTTAATATGTTTGATTAACCGTGGCCGAGCGCTGAAGAATGGAATGAAGTTTTTCGTCAATCTGACACTAGATTCAACCAAGTTGGAAGGAGAATTTTTACAGTTGGATGTACGACTGCTTAGTGATGGAAACGAGTCGGTTAGCGATGGCAACACAATATTCGACACGATTGAGCTAATTAGAATCAGTCACATCAAAGCCGTAGT ATCACATTACCCACCGTTTATTAACCTGGATGAAACAAACGTTACAGTTAAaaccaaaatcattattttaaaTGCTGGACCCACTGACTTGAGCAATTTATTAGTATCTCTGCTCATCCCGGCAGCAAAACTAATTAGCCGAAAACCGTTTATTGATTGGTACGATTTTGAAATTACG atttcaGAGGATATGCTCAATGAATTCGACTACTCTTTGTTACATCTCCAAAAATCTAATCATTCACAAACGTTTATTGAAACCGTGAATAATCCTACTCAGCATGAGTTTTTGCGAGGAAAGGAAGGAAAAGATGTCACCTGCAGTGATCCTGCCGTTATGTGTGCCAATATAACATTTATGGTCGATGAATTGCAAGCGAACGGTGCTATGATCCAGTTGGACTTGGATTTGCTGGTTTTTCCCAACCTCATAACCGAGCTCATGTCCGATGACGAAGAGAAATTGTCCCTTTATTTCTCATTCATTTTTCATAGCGATCTTCCTAGGGAGATACTCACAACTACTGCAGGCAGCTTAGTATTGTATAGAACCATTGTTGTACCGGTCTGGTTATACGTAGTTTCGACTGTCGCTGGGTTGATAATTTTAGCAGCCATAACGTATGGTCTCTATCGG CGACAATTTTTTCAACGAATGACGACATCAGATATAGAGAGAAAGTTGAATGAAACG